ATCAGCGAAATCTCAGCAGTTGTTTCTAATCAAAGTGATGATGTTATCCCGGTTGTTGAGATAGTCGTCCCTGAAAACATCATTGAAACTCCTGAAGCAGCCAACGAAGTTCCACACGATGTTCGTGATGAAATTGTGGATTTGCGAACATTAGTTGCACCAGAAATCAGCGCAGATGTTGAAGACGTAGAACTTCCAGAAATTAGTGAAGCTTCAGAAGTTTCTTCTACTTTAGCTGATGATGCGATCGCTGCACCTGAAAACATCATTGAAACGCCTGAAGAGGAAATTGTCTTTTCAGAAGCTAACCACGATGAGGCTGTAGACTTGGAAGCAGCACTAGCAACAGAATCTACTTTCGTACAGCGACGTGATACAAGTCCAATTCCAGAAGCTACCAACGATGAGTATGCAGAGTTAGAAGCAGCACTAGAAGCAGAAGTCACCTTCGTACAGCCGCGCGATATTTTCCATCAAGTTCCTCCACAGAATACCATTCCAGAAGTTGGCAGCGATGAGTACGCAGAGTTAGAAGCAGCACTAGAAGCAGAAGTCACCTTCGTACAACCGCGCGATATTTTCCATCAAGTATCTGAAGAGGAAAGCGCCGTTCCAGAAGCTACTCATGATGAAATAGTAGATTTGGATACGCCAGTCGTAGAAAGTACAGATGTTGCTGAAGACACGAATATTGAGCCGCAAGAAACATTGAGCCAAGTTACACAAAATATCACTGATGAAGCAGTAGATTTAGATACGCCAATTACAATAGCAGATAGCGCAGATGTTGACGAAGTAGAACCTAGCCCAGTTGTTGATGAAACAATCAGCGAAGTTTCTGAGGCATCAACTGTTGTTGACGAAGTAGAATCTAGTCCGGTTGTTGATGAAACAATTAGCGAAGTTTCTGAAGCATCAACCGCATCTGATGATAACGTTGCGGCAATTTTTAGCAATCAATACATTGATTTGCCTAATACAAACACTGAACAAGTCAGTGTAGATGTCGATGATGTTTCTGCCCAACAAAGTGAAGTATCTGAATTCGCCGATATTCCATCTTTGGAAACAAGAGAAAGTGGAGTCACTGAGAATATCAATCCAACTATTGAAGAAATTTCTGAAATAGAAGTGACTCAACCTGATGAAACCCCAGAAGAAACTCTAGAAGAAGCAAATGTAAGTGAGCCTCCGCAAACAATCATTGAAAGAAATATAGTACTCATCGCTCATGAAAGCAAGAAATCAGAACTTGCCGAATTTGTTTCTCAGCATCAAGAGTTTTTCTCACAGAGCTTTACAATTACATGGCCATCTGTTGGCGAAGTTTTACATCAACAGTCAGGGATAACTATTAGTCAACAAACTCCCGCACCAACTTCTGGAGGATATCAAACAATTGCTTCATTGGTTGGAGCAGGAGAAATTTTAGCAGTGATTTTCCTGAGAGATTTGCTACAATCCCAACCTGGTCAAGCGAATGAAGAAGCACTACTGAGATTATGCAATATTAATCAAGTTCTACTGGCGACTAATTTGCCAACAGCAGAGGCGATCGTGCATTATCTTAAACAGATATAGCAATTCTCAATGAGTTATGAACACAAAGATCCCCGACTTCTTAAATAAGTCGGGGATCTGAGCATTT
This Nostoc sp. C052 DNA region includes the following protein-coding sequences:
- a CDS encoding FHA domain-containing protein, translating into MKVKVSYSPNLSEVNEVDLTIETTTRGEWLIGRSPDSDLLLDSPDISRVHAKFFVKGGNYYFSDLGSRNGSIFNGKQAEKDRPYSLSDGDIIRIADYVLILEAVAPAYEQPETVFRIIDPSLFSRPRSPENVSAANAVNPPPEVVKEVETPEINPPSPEISEISAVVSNQSDDVIPVVEIVVPENIIETPEAANEVPHDVRDEIVDLRTLVAPEISADVEDVELPEISEASEVSSTLADDAIAAPENIIETPEEEIVFSEANHDEAVDLEAALATESTFVQRRDTSPIPEATNDEYAELEAALEAEVTFVQPRDIFHQVPPQNTIPEVGSDEYAELEAALEAEVTFVQPRDIFHQVSEEESAVPEATHDEIVDLDTPVVESTDVAEDTNIEPQETLSQVTQNITDEAVDLDTPITIADSADVDEVEPSPVVDETISEVSEASTVVDEVESSPVVDETISEVSEASTASDDNVAAIFSNQYIDLPNTNTEQVSVDVDDVSAQQSEVSEFADIPSLETRESGVTENINPTIEEISEIEVTQPDETPEETLEEANVSEPPQTIIERNIVLIAHESKKSELAEFVSQHQEFFSQSFTITWPSVGEVLHQQSGITISQQTPAPTSGGYQTIASLVGAGEILAVIFLRDLLQSQPGQANEEALLRLCNINQVLLATNLPTAEAIVHYLKQI